The DNA region AAGAGATTACTAGAAAATTTATGGATAAAGAAAAAATTGATAATTTTCAAATAAGTGCTTTTAAAAGATTAAGTGGTTCAAAAACAGTAGCTGGTTATGCAGATAGAAGACACTATTATTATGAAAATGAAAAAATTGATCAAGCTTGGCATTTAGGTATGGATTGGGCAAGTATTAAACACGCTTCAATTAAAGCATCAAATGCAGGAAAAGTAATATTTAATGATTTTTTAGGAATTTATGGTAATACTATTATTATTGATCATAAATTAGGTTTACAAACATTGTACGCACATACAAGTAAATCTAATGTAACTGTTGGCGAAAATATAAAAGCGAATAGTATAATTGCGAATACTGGAAGTACTGGAGCAGTTTTTGGTGATCATCTACACTTTGGAGTATTAGTTCAAGGAATTGAAGTAAATCCTTTAGAGTGGATGGATAGAAATTGGATAAAAACAAGAATTACAAATGTTATAACTGAAGCTAAAAAGGTAATAAATAGCAAATGAAACAAAGAACAATAGCAAAAAGTGTTGAAATTATAGGAGTAGGATTACATAAAGGTATTCCTGTAAAAATGAGATTAGAACCTCTTGAAGAAGATATGGGAATCATCTTTTATAGAAGCGATGAAGGTGTTACTATCCCTTTAAAAATTGAAAATGTGGTAGATACAAAAATGGCAACTGTTCTTGGAAAAGATGGTGTTGTTATCTCAACAGTAGAACATATATTATCAGCAATTTATGCATATGGAATAGATAATTTAAGAATCGTAGTTGATAATGATGAGATACCTGTTTTAGATGGTAGTTCTTCTGGTTATTGTATGTTAATTGATGAAGCAGGGATAAAAGAGTTAAATGCTTCTAAAAAAGCTATTAAAATAAAAAAAGAAGTAGAAATTTCTACACAAGAGGGTAAAAAAGTTGCATTAAAACCTTCAAATCATATAATTTATGATTTTTCTATTGATTTTGAACATCCAGTTATAGGTCAACAAAAATTTTTATTTGATTATTCAATTGATGAATATAAAGAGAATATTAGTAAAGCAAGAACATTTGGTTTTTTACATGAAGTACAATACTTAAGAAGTATGGGGTTAGCTCAAGGTGCATCAATGGAAAATGCAATTGTATTAGATAATTCAAAGATATTAAATCCAGATGGTTTAAGATATGACAATGAATTTGTAAGACATAAGATACTTGATGCAGTTGGAGATATGTCTTTATTAGGTTATACTTTAGTTGGTGAATATAATGCACATAAAGGCAGCCATCATTTAAATCATCTATTGACAAAAAAATTGTATGAGAGTGCAGAAAATTATGAAATTATTGATTTAGAAGAAGCAGATGAAGAATCTAAAGTATTTGAAATTGCATATGCTAGAGCATAAGGAATATAATTGATAGATATATTTGTTATCAGTATTTCAAATCCACTATTAATTGGGATTTATGAGAATAATAAATTAACAAAACATATAACAAAAGAGGGTAAAACTTCAGATATATTACCTCTTTTATTTGATGATATTTTGAAAAAATATAAAAATATTAATGGATTATATTTTGTTAATGCACCTGGATCATATATGGCAATAAAAGTTTCATATATATTTTTAAAAACATTAAGTATTTCTAAGAATATTCCGTTATATGCAACTAATGGGTTTAATTTTAATGATAATTCACCTATTAAAGCTTTAGGTAAAAAATATTTTATTAATAAAAATGGTACCATTAAAGTAGATTTTTTAGATAATGATACTAAAATACACGACTTTAAATTACCAAACAATTTAGATAAAAAGTTGTTTGATGAAAAAAATACATTGCCAGAATATAATTTGCCTGCAGTATAAAAAGGAAACAAGTGAAAGTAAGCGTACCAGCTACAAGTGCAAATATGGGGCCAGGGTTTGATACTTTGGGAATTGCCCTACAAATAAAAAATCAAGTTGTGATTAAACCTTCAAAATTTCATAGTGTATCTTTAAAAGGTGAGGGTTCTAATAATCCTGCATTAAAAGATAATAACATGTTTATATCAATTTTTAATGATTTTTATCATAACTTATCAACAAAAAGAAGAAATTTTAGATTTGAATTTTATAATGAAATTCCGATGTCAAGAGGATTAGGAAGTTCATCTGCTGTAATTGTTAGTGCAATTTCCTCAGCTTATGCAATTGAAGGTGTTGAATTGTCTAAAAAGAAATTATTGAATTTAGCTTTAGCATATGAAAATCATCCTGATAATATAACTCCAGCAGTTATGGGTGGATTTAATGTTGCAACAGTTCAAGATAATGAAGTAAATTTTATTAAAAAAGATATGCCTAAAAATTTAAGAGCAATAGTAGTTATTCCAAACAGACCAATTTCTACAAATATGTCAAGAAAAACTTTACCTTATAAATATTCAAAAGATGATGCAGTATTTAACTTATCTCATGCATCTTTATTAACAGCTGCCTTTATGAGCGAAAATTGGGAGATGTTAAGAATCGCATCATTAGATAAATTTCATCAAAAATATAGAATGAAACAAATGCCAGAACTATTTGAAGTTCAAAAAACTTCTTTAAAAGCAGGTTCTTTAATGAGTACATTATCTGGTTCTGGTTCTACATTTTTCTCTATTGCATATGCAGAAGATAGTAAAAAAATAGAAAGAGAATTAAGAAATAGATTTCCTCATTTTAAGATTTTTACTACAGATTTTGATAACTATGGTGTAAGAGTAGAAAAGTAAAATTTCTAAATTAAGAAAAAGTTGGATATAATAATTGGCTGATTTAAAAAGACCTTTACGAATGTGTATAGTTTGTAAGGCACGATTAGAAAAAAAAGAGCTATTAAGACTTAAATGTGAAGATAAAAAGCTTAAAAAATATGATGATACAGGTAGAAGCTTCTATTTGTGTTATTCATGTACAAATCATTTAAATAGTGATAAACTTAATAGTAAAGAAAATAAAAAAATACAAAAAGCATTATGCTTTCAATGTAAAAATAAAGATGAGTACTTAGTACAACTTAAGGAGATATTAACAGATGTCAGATAAAGTAAGAGTATATGAAATTGCAGATGAGGCAGGAGCTAATAGTAACGAAGTTATAAGCAAAGCCAAAGAAATGGGAATAGAATTAAAATCACCTCAAAGTGCAGTATCATTAGAACAAGCAGAAGAGATTGTAAATTATATGATGAGTGGAGCAAACTCTAAAAAAAGCAACTCTTCTTCTAAAAATAAAAAAAGTGTTTCTCATAAAGAAAAAAAACAAGAGAGACCAGCTGAAGATAAAGAAGAAAAACAGACTAAGAAAAAAGAAGAAGTTAAATCTGAAGAAAAAACTGCACAAAATAATGAAGTGAAAGAAGAAAAAGAAGATAAATCATCTGCTGAAGATACAAATAAGCCTGTTAATACTCAAAAAACTGAAAAAGTAAATAGTAACAATAGAATTATCCCTAAAAGAAGAGGATTAAAAATTGTTAAAAAGAAAAAACCTTCTAATGAGCATAAAATAGAAGATGAAATAAAAAGTGGTATAAATGAAGATACTTCAAATGCTAAAATGAAATCATTAAGTGAAATACTTGGTGGAAATAATGAAGATGAAAAAGTATCTACAAAAACAACTGAAACTACTGCTGCAAAAGCTAAAGTAAAAAAAGAGAAGAAAAAAGTTCCTCCCAAAGCACATACTCATGGTAAAAAACTTGAATTAGATAAAGAATTTGCAGATAGTGATGATTCTTTACTTGGTGAAGAAGTTGTTTTACTTGATATGGGTGTTTCAGATGAATCAAAACTATTTGAAGATCAAAAAAATAACAATAACAATAATAATTCACAAAAACAAACTAGAAGTTCAAAACCAGCAGCATTTGGGAATAGACCTCAAGGTTTAAAAAGAAAGAAAAGAAAGAAAAGAATTAAAAGAGTTGAAGAAGTAAAAGAAATTACTGAAGTTACAATACCTGAAGATATAAGGGTTTATGAATTTGCTGAAGCTTGTGGAAAGTCACCAGCTGAAGTAATTACTGTTCTTTTTGGTTTAGGAATGATGGTTACTAAAAATGACTTTTTAAAACAAGATGAATTAGAGATTCTTGGTGAAGAATTTGGAATAGAAGTAACTGTTAAAGATGCTCTAGAAGATGCTAATTATGTTGAAGATTATCAAGAAGAAGAAATTGATGAGTCAAATTTTGTTACTAGACCTCCTGTTGTAACTATAATGGGACATGTTGATCATGGTAAAACTTCGTTACTAGATAAAATTAGAAGTTCTAAAACTGCTGCTTCAGAAGCTGGTGGAATTACTCAACATATTACAGCATATACAATTAAACAAAATAATCAAAAGATTACTTTTGTAGATACTCCAGGTCACGCAGCATTCTCGGCTATGAGAGCAAGAGGTGCAAGTGTAACTGATATTGTTATTATAGTTGTTGCAGCTGATGATGGTGTAAAACAACAAACTGAAGAAGTTATTTCTCATGCAAAAGCGGCTAATTGTCCTATTATTGTTGCAGTTAACAAAATGGATAAAGAAGGTGCTAATATGGATATGGTTAAAGCACAAATGGCGGAAAGAGATATGACTCCTGTAGATTGGGGTGGAGAAATAGAATTTATTCCAGTTTCTGCAAAGACAGGTGAAGGAATTGATGATTTATTAGAAAATATTCTTTTACAATCTGAAATTTTAGAATTATCAGCTGATCCTGAAGCAAAAGCAAAAGCTACTGTTGTAGAAGCAAGTTTAGAAAAAGGTAGAGGACCAGTTGCTACTGTTATTGTTCAAAATGGTACTTTAAGAGTTGGTGATAATATTGTTTGTGATACAACTTATGGTAGAGTAAAAGCAATAACAAATGATTTAGGAAAACAAGTAAAAGAACTTGGACTTTCTGAAACAGGTAGAGTTTTAGGATTAAATGAAGTTCCTGTATCTGGTACAATTATGGTTGCACAAGATTCTGATAAAGAAGCAAAAGATATTGCTACAACAAGAGCAGAACATGCAAGAGCAAAAGAACTTTCTAAATCTACAAAAGTTTCACTTGAAGAGATGAGTGGACTTATTGCAGAAGGTAAAATCAAACAACTTCCAGTTATTTTAAAAGCAGATGTTTCTGGTTCTTTAGAAGCTATTAAAACAAGTTTAGAAGATATTCATAATGATGAAGTTAAAGTAAAAGTAATACATTCAGGAGTTGGTGGAATTACTGAATCTGACTTAATTTTAGCAAGTGCTAGTGAAGGTTGTATTATTCTTGGATTTAATGTAAGACCAACAGGTGCAGTTAAAAGTAAAGCAAAAGCAGATGGAATTACTATTAATACTTATTCAATCATTTATGATTTAATTGATGATATTAAAGATGCATTATCTGGAATGATGAGTGCAATTATTAGAGAAGAAAATACTGGACAAGCAGAAGTTAGAGATACATTTGTTGTACCTAAAGTTGGAACTGTTGCTGGATGTTTAGTAACTGATGGTAAAGTTATCAGAGGTGGTCATGCAAGAATTATTAGAGATGGAGTTGTTACTTATACTGGTAAAATCTCAAGTCTTAAAAGATTCAAAGATGATGTTAAAGAAGTATCTAATGGTTATGAGTGTGGTGTTATGTTTGAAAAATTCAATGATATTAAAGTTGGAGATTTCATAGAAACATTCATTCAAATCGAAGAAAAAGCACATATAGACGACTAATAATATGAAAAGTATTAATTTACAAAGAACAGAGTCTTTATTAATGGAATTAGTTCCAGAGGCTCTTTCTACTTTAAAAGATAGTAGAATAAATACTCTTGCTATTACAGGAATAGATTGTAAAAATGGTAAGTATGATGCGACTGTTTATTATGATGGAAGTGATTATACAAAGCAAGAAAAACAAGTATTAAACTCTTTACTAAGTAAAGCAAGTGGACATATAAAAACATACTGCTTAAATGCAACAGGATGGTATAAATGTCCAAATTTCAAATTTAAAGCTGATGATACATTAGAGCAAAGTATGAAAATGGAAGCTTTATTTGATAAAATAAAATCAAAAAAACAGGATTAATATAGATGAGTTTACAAGAATCTATTGAAATGACAGTAAATAGTTGTGGTGTACAATTGTATGATATTGTAACTACAAAAGAGAATGATAAAAATATTTATAGAATTTATATTACATCAAAAGATGGAGTATCTTTAGATAAATGTGCTGAAATATCAAGATTAATTTCACCTATATTAGATGTTGAAGAACCAATGCAAGGTAATTATTATTTAGAAGTTAGTTCACCAGGTATTGAAAGAAAATTGAAAAAGATTGAACATTTTAAAGCATCAGTTGGAGAAAAAATAAAAGTTAAAGATATTGCAACTGAAGTTTATAAAGGTGAATTATTAAGTGCAGATGATAAAAATATAGTTATTAAAACTGAATTAGGTGATGAAATTGTATCTTATGATTCTATACTTTCTGCAGCTACGTACTTTGAGTGGTAATAGAGTAAACTAAACTCTATTACTTTAATTAAATTAACTACTTATTTACTACTTTTAATATATACTATCACCAAAAATTATTTGGAATTAACAATGAAAATAAATGATAAATTTTTTATGAAATTAGCTATTGATGAAGCTTGGAAATATCAATTCTTAACTTACCCTAATCCTTCTGTTGGATGTGTTATTGTAAAAGGTGATAGTGAAATACTAAGTATCGAAGCACATAAACAAGCAGGTCAAGCACATGCTGAAGTAAATGCTCTTAAAACAGCCTTTTTAAAATATCATCCTAATGATGTAATTAAGACATTAAATGATAGTTTTGATATACACGATTATTTAAAAAGAAAACATAATGACTTTTTTAATGATTGTACTATATATGTTACATTAGAACCTTGTAATCATGTAGGAAAAACACCTTCTTGTGCACAGTTATTAAGTGAACTTAAACCAAAAAGAGTGGTAATAGCTCATGAAGATATAAACAAAGAGGCAAAAGGTGGACTAGAAACATTAGAAAAGGCTTCAGTTAAGTGTGAACTAGGATGTATGAAAAAAGAAGCTTATGAGCTTTTATATCCATTTATAAAGTGGAATAGTGGAAGTTTTATATTTTATAAAATGGCACAAACAATAAATGGAACAATTGATGGTGGAAAAATATCATCAAATCATGCACTTGCATATGTTCATGCATTAAGAGATAGAATAGATTTACTTGTTATTGGTGGAAATACTGTACGAGTGGATAAACCAATTTTAGATGCAAGGCACGTAATTGGAAGAGCACCAAATGTAATGATTTATTCGAAAAGAAAGATATTTGATAAAGATATACCACTATTTAAAGTTCCTAACAGAGAAGTTGTTATATCAAATGATTTATTTAAACTTTTAGATTATAAATTTGTAATGATAGAAGGTGGATATAATTTATTAGATAAACTAAAAGAAAAAGTTGATTTTTTAGTATTGATTGTAACACCTAAAATGAGAGCAGGGCTCAATATCGAAAATAATATGGATATTGATTTTGAAATAATACACGAAAACTTTATTGGAAAAGATAAGTTAATATATTTAAAAAGAAAATAGTAAGATATTCTTACTATTTTCCTATAAATTCTTTTTCATTTACACTGTTTAATATTTTATGTGCAATCGTAGATGTTTTATGTGCAACTTCTGTAGTTTGTGTAGCCATAGTTGCATTTTCTTGAGTTTGTGCATCTAATGTATTAATTGCATTATTTATTTGTTCTATACCAATTAATTGTTCTTTTGATGCATTTTCTATATCTTTTATAATCTCAATAGTTTTTTGAAGATCTGAATTTAATTCTTCATATCCTTCAATCATTTCTATACTGATTTTTTTACCTTCATTTGTTTTAACTGTTGCATTATCAACTAATTCTTTAATCTCTTTTGCTGCTTGTGCACTTCTACTTGCAAGATTTCTTACTTCTTGTGCAACAATTGCAAATCCTTTACCAGCTTCTCCTGCTGTTGCAGCTTCTACTGCTGCATTTAATGAAAGAATATTTGTTTGGAATGCAATTTGATCAATTATAGTAATTGCATCAGCAATTGAATTTGTTTGTTCATTTATTTCTTCCATAGATGTAGTTGTTTTTGATGCTAATTTTTCACCTTTTGTTGAAGAATTTTTAAGTGAAGTGGCAAAATCTGACATTTTTATAATATTATTTGTATTATTTCTAATATTACCAGTAATCTCTTCGACTGCCGCTGATGTCTCTTCTAGTGATGTAGCTGCATTAGATGATGATTGATTTAAACTATCAACATATTTTAATAAATTATTTGATGATTTATCAAGTTGTAATCCATCATTTTTATTTTCATTTAACATATTATTAATTAAGTTAATTACATTATTAATTGCAAATGGTATTTTACCATTTTCATCAGATATTTTATTTCTAAAGTCATTTTTTGATAATTTGTCTAATATATCCAATATAATATTTGTATCATTACCTATATTTTTAGATAGAGTATCAAGCATCTCATTGAAGTTTTTTCTTAATTCTTCTAAACTTTCATCATCCATTTTTTTATCAAGTCTTTTAACTAAATACCCTTTTTTTATCTCTTTAACTATATTTTCGACATCTAATAAAAATGCATTTCTTTTCTCTAAATTTTCTTTTGATTTGTTAATATTGTCATTAATAATTTTTGACATATTACCAATCTCATCTTTGCTATCATTTGTTAAAAGTTTAACTTCAGTTGCTTCCCTATTTAAAAATTTAAAGAATGTAACTAGACCTGTTTGAAATGAATTAAGCTCTTTTTTTATGTACCTAGATACAAAATAAGATATAATTAATAAAATTATAATAGATAAAATAGCTATTGTAATTGTTAAATATTTAATAATGTCTTTGATATTATTTACAGCAGATGCATAACTAGATTCTATTTTTTCATTCATATCAGTTAAATATATACCTGTAATTATAACCCAATTCCATTGGTCTATTCTTTTACCAATTGCTAATTTCTCATTAAGTTGTTTTGTCTTTGGATTAAAAAATACATAAGGTACAAATGTTATACCCTCACTATTATTTTCTAAATTATCAAGAATTTGTTTTCTGTATGGTCTTCCTTTTTTATCTTTATGTGTTAAATCCCATCTTTTTCCAAATCTTTTAAATTTAGATCCATCAACAACATACCAAGCACTTTTATCTTTTTTTACTTCTACCCCATAAAAGTAACCATTGCCAAGAAATCTTAGATTTGACAGTACATTTGCTGCATCTTTTTTATAAGATTCTTGTATATCTTTGATAAAAGCTTTTATATAAATAGTTATATCCAACTTTGAGAAATAGAATGATTTAATTATTTGATTATTATTTTTATCATTGCTATTTATAACATTTTTGCCACTTTTTATTGTAACATTTTTATTTTTTGAAATTGTACTATTTAATAATAGTACGAGTCGATCTTTTTCAATTGAATTATTTTTCATATATAATTCATTTGTAAGTGTTTCTAAACTTTTAATATCTTTACTTAATTCTTCGTTAATTGCTGATTCTGTACTCATTTTTAAGTAAGAATCAATTGATGTTTCTGCCAATTGTCCAAATGCCTTAAGTTCTTCTTTTGCTGTTTGATTTACTAGTTTTGAAAAATCATTTTTTTGATATTGAGCCAATTTCTTAAACTCTAGCGCCATTATTATTATAGAGATTAAAAATGTCAAAACAATAGAAATAGTTACTATTGAAAGTATTTTATTTTTTATTGATAAGTTCCTCATATTACTCCTTTACACTAAAATTATATCCTAATTGTAAAAAGATAATCATTAAATGTAAAAAAAAAATTAAGAAATATATAAGAAAAGTATAAGAAGTATCTAAGAAAAATAAAAAAAGAGTGAATTTCACTCTTTTTTATTATTTAACTTTTTCTAAATAATCACCAGTTTTAGTATCAACTCTAATAATATCATCTTCAATTAAATGAAAAGGAACTTGAACTACAGCCCCTGATTCTAAAGTTGCAGGTTTTTTACCACCTTGTGAATCACCTTTGAAGTTAGGTGGAGTTTCCACAATTTTAAGTTCAACTACTGCAGGAGCTTCAACAGTGATTGCTTCACCGTTAAAGAACATCATATCAACATTCATACCATCAATGATCCATTTTTCTGTTTCACCTACTTGGTCATAAGTTAAACCAATTTGCTCATATGTCTCATTATCCATGAATTGCAACATCTCTCCATCATCATAAAGATATTGCATAGTTTTTTGCTGTAAATCTGGAGTTTCACATTTATCACCAGCATGAAAAGTTTTTTCAATAACTTTTCCATTTAAAAATGATTTAATTTTACATCTAACAAATGCAGCACCTTTACCAGGTTTTACATGTTGATATTCAGTAATTTTATAAGGAATTCCATCGATTTCAATCTTTAATCCCTTTTTTAATTCACTCATAGAAATTGCCATTAATTCTCCTTAAATTTCAGCATAAGAAACAGAAATTGCTGCTTCTAAATTAACTAATTTTTCTAATACATCATTTTTGATTTTTTCATCTACAAGAATAACTGCAAGTGCAGCATCTTTTCCTCTTGATAATCTAAAATCTGCAATATTAATACCTTCATTTCCTAAAACTTTACCCACTTCTCCAATAACACCAGGTACATCAGAGTTTCTAAGTAAAATCATATTACCTTTTGGTTCAATATCAAATGCAAAATTATTTATATTTATAATTCTTTGTTTATCTTCATCAAACACTGTTCCAGCAATAGTATTCATGCCTTTTTCAGTTGTAATTTTAATCATAACTTTATTACTGTATCCACTGTTATGTGCTAGTTCAGAAGTTTCGAATTTGATACCTTTTTCTTCTGCCCAAAACTGTGCATTTACATAATTAACTTCATCTCCAGCTGAAACAGATAGTGCTCCTACTGTAGCAAATGTAGATAAAGAATCTAAATATTCTGCAATTTTTCCTTCAGCACTAATACTAATAGATCTAATAGCACTTTTGTCAC from Malaciobacter molluscorum LMG 25693 includes:
- the lpxC gene encoding UDP-3-O-acyl-N-acetylglucosamine deacetylase, with the translated sequence MKQRTIAKSVEIIGVGLHKGIPVKMRLEPLEEDMGIIFYRSDEGVTIPLKIENVVDTKMATVLGKDGVVISTVEHILSAIYAYGIDNLRIVVDNDEIPVLDGSSSGYCMLIDEAGIKELNASKKAIKIKKEVEISTQEGKKVALKPSNHIIYDFSIDFEHPVIGQQKFLFDYSIDEYKENISKARTFGFLHEVQYLRSMGLAQGASMENAIVLDNSKILNPDGLRYDNEFVRHKILDAVGDMSLLGYTLVGEYNAHKGSHHLNHLLTKKLYESAENYEIIDLEEADEESKVFEIAYARA
- the thrB gene encoding homoserine kinase, which encodes MKVSVPATSANMGPGFDTLGIALQIKNQVVIKPSKFHSVSLKGEGSNNPALKDNNMFISIFNDFYHNLSTKRRNFRFEFYNEIPMSRGLGSSSAVIVSAISSAYAIEGVELSKKKLLNLALAYENHPDNITPAVMGGFNVATVQDNEVNFIKKDMPKNLRAIVVIPNRPISTNMSRKTLPYKYSKDDAVFNLSHASLLTAAFMSENWEMLRIASLDKFHQKYRMKQMPELFEVQKTSLKAGSLMSTLSGSGSTFFSIAYAEDSKKIERELRNRFPHFKIFTTDFDNYGVRVEK
- a CDS encoding YlxR family protein, with the protein product MADLKRPLRMCIVCKARLEKKELLRLKCEDKKLKKYDDTGRSFYLCYSCTNHLNSDKLNSKENKKIQKALCFQCKNKDEYLVQLKEILTDVR
- the infB gene encoding translation initiation factor IF-2, which codes for MSDKVRVYEIADEAGANSNEVISKAKEMGIELKSPQSAVSLEQAEEIVNYMMSGANSKKSNSSSKNKKSVSHKEKKQERPAEDKEEKQTKKKEEVKSEEKTAQNNEVKEEKEDKSSAEDTNKPVNTQKTEKVNSNNRIIPKRRGLKIVKKKKPSNEHKIEDEIKSGINEDTSNAKMKSLSEILGGNNEDEKVSTKTTETTAAKAKVKKEKKKVPPKAHTHGKKLELDKEFADSDDSLLGEEVVLLDMGVSDESKLFEDQKNNNNNNNSQKQTRSSKPAAFGNRPQGLKRKKRKKRIKRVEEVKEITEVTIPEDIRVYEFAEACGKSPAEVITVLFGLGMMVTKNDFLKQDELEILGEEFGIEVTVKDALEDANYVEDYQEEEIDESNFVTRPPVVTIMGHVDHGKTSLLDKIRSSKTAASEAGGITQHITAYTIKQNNQKITFVDTPGHAAFSAMRARGASVTDIVIIVVAADDGVKQQTEEVISHAKAANCPIIVAVNKMDKEGANMDMVKAQMAERDMTPVDWGGEIEFIPVSAKTGEGIDDLLENILLQSEILELSADPEAKAKATVVEASLEKGRGPVATVIVQNGTLRVGDNIVCDTTYGRVKAITNDLGKQVKELGLSETGRVLGLNEVPVSGTIMVAQDSDKEAKDIATTRAEHARAKELSKSTKVSLEEMSGLIAEGKIKQLPVILKADVSGSLEAIKTSLEDIHNDEVKVKVIHSGVGGITESDLILASASEGCIILGFNVRPTGAVKSKAKADGITINTYSIIYDLIDDIKDALSGMMSAIIREENTGQAEVRDTFVVPKVGTVAGCLVTDGKVIRGGHARIIRDGVVTYTGKISSLKRFKDDVKEVSNGYECGVMFEKFNDIKVGDFIETFIQIEEKAHIDD
- the rbfA gene encoding 30S ribosome-binding factor RbfA, translated to MKSINLQRTESLLMELVPEALSTLKDSRINTLAITGIDCKNGKYDATVYYDGSDYTKQEKQVLNSLLSKASGHIKTYCLNATGWYKCPNFKFKADDTLEQSMKMEALFDKIKSKKQD
- the rimP gene encoding ribosome maturation factor RimP, whose protein sequence is MSLQESIEMTVNSCGVQLYDIVTTKENDKNIYRIYITSKDGVSLDKCAEISRLISPILDVEEPMQGNYYLEVSSPGIERKLKKIEHFKASVGEKIKVKDIATEVYKGELLSADDKNIVIKTELGDEIVSYDSILSAATYFEW
- the ribD gene encoding bifunctional diaminohydroxyphosphoribosylaminopyrimidine deaminase/5-amino-6-(5-phosphoribosylamino)uracil reductase RibD, with the protein product MKINDKFFMKLAIDEAWKYQFLTYPNPSVGCVIVKGDSEILSIEAHKQAGQAHAEVNALKTAFLKYHPNDVIKTLNDSFDIHDYLKRKHNDFFNDCTIYVTLEPCNHVGKTPSCAQLLSELKPKRVVIAHEDINKEAKGGLETLEKASVKCELGCMKKEAYELLYPFIKWNSGSFIFYKMAQTINGTIDGGKISSNHALAYVHALRDRIDLLVIGGNTVRVDKPILDARHVIGRAPNVMIYSKRKIFDKDIPLFKVPNREVVISNDLFKLLDYKFVMIEGGYNLLDKLKEKVDFLVLIVTPKMRAGLNIENNMDIDFEIIHENFIGKDKLIYLKRK
- a CDS encoding methyl-accepting chemotaxis protein, with the protein product MRNLSIKNKILSIVTISIVLTFLISIIIMALEFKKLAQYQKNDFSKLVNQTAKEELKAFGQLAETSIDSYLKMSTESAINEELSKDIKSLETLTNELYMKNNSIEKDRLVLLLNSTISKNKNVTIKSGKNVINSNDKNNNQIIKSFYFSKLDITIYIKAFIKDIQESYKKDAANVLSNLRFLGNGYFYGVEVKKDKSAWYVVDGSKFKRFGKRWDLTHKDKKGRPYRKQILDNLENNSEGITFVPYVFFNPKTKQLNEKLAIGKRIDQWNWVIITGIYLTDMNEKIESSYASAVNNIKDIIKYLTITIAILSIIILLIISYFVSRYIKKELNSFQTGLVTFFKFLNREATEVKLLTNDSKDEIGNMSKIINDNINKSKENLEKRNAFLLDVENIVKEIKKGYLVKRLDKKMDDESLEELRKNFNEMLDTLSKNIGNDTNIILDILDKLSKNDFRNKISDENGKIPFAINNVINLINNMLNENKNDGLQLDKSSNNLLKYVDSLNQSSSNAATSLEETSAAVEEITGNIRNNTNNIIKMSDFATSLKNSSTKGEKLASKTTTSMEEINEQTNSIADAITIIDQIAFQTNILSLNAAVEAATAGEAGKGFAIVAQEVRNLASRSAQAAKEIKELVDNATVKTNEGKKISIEMIEGYEELNSDLQKTIEIIKDIENASKEQLIGIEQINNAINTLDAQTQENATMATQTTEVAHKTSTIAHKILNSVNEKEFIGK
- the efp gene encoding elongation factor P is translated as MAISMSELKKGLKIEIDGIPYKITEYQHVKPGKGAAFVRCKIKSFLNGKVIEKTFHAGDKCETPDLQQKTMQYLYDDGEMLQFMDNETYEQIGLTYDQVGETEKWIIDGMNVDMMFFNGEAITVEAPAVVELKIVETPPNFKGDSQGGKKPATLESGAVVQVPFHLIEDDIIRVDTKTGDYLEKVK